The Lutibacter sp. A64 genome segment TTTCTCTATTGTTTTAGGATAATTTATTAAATCTTCTTGCTTATCGAATTGAGTAGGATTTACAAAAACACTTACAACAACAATATCATTCTCTTTTTTTGCTCTTTCTATTAGCGATAAATGCCCTTTATGAAGTGCTCCCATAGTTGGCACAAAACCAACTGTAGTTCCTTTTTTTAACGACTCAATTTTTTGTTGTACCGATTTTATTTTTGCAAAAACTAGCATAATACATTTGTTAATAAACGTTAAAAGCGTGCAAACTTACATTTTTCAAGTCAAAATCTACATAAATTTTCGTAATTTTGCGTAATCTTTAAAATAAAGAGTTGGAATATGAAAGATAAGAGAGTATTAGTTGTATCATCTGAAGTTGTACCTTATTTACCAGAAAATGAACTATCTACAACTTCTTTCGAAGTTGCAAAAATGATCCATGGACAAGGAGGTCAAACACGTATTTTTATGCCTCGCTATGGATTAATTAATGAAAGAAGACATCAATTACACGAAGTTATTCGCTTATCTGGGATGAATTTAGTAATTAATGACATGGATATGCCACTAATTATTAAAGTTGCTTCTATTCCTAAAGAAAGAATGCAAGTTTACTTTATAGATAACGACGAATACTTTAAACGTAAAGCATTATTTACCGATGAAGATAACGCATTATTTAAAGATAATGATGAACGTGCCATATTTTTTGCAAAAGGTGTTGTTGAAACAGTAAAAAAATTAAATTGGGCTCCAGATATTATCCATGTACATGGCTGGATGGCTTCACTTTTACCTTTGTACATTAAAGAATATTACAAAAATGATCCTTTATTTACAGATAGTAAAATTGTAACTTCTATTTACAATAATGGTTTTGAAGGTTCTTTAGAAGCAAACTTTAGTGATAAAATTAAATTTGACGAGATAGATTCTTCTAAATTTAAAACTATAGCTAATCCAAATTATACAAACATTTTAATAAATGCTATTGAAAACTCCGATGCCGTTATACAAAGTAGCGAAGTACTTCCAGATGATTTATTAGAATATTTAAAAACAAGTGACAAACCTATATTAGATTACTTCCCTCCAGAAGAATTTGAAAATAAATATACAGAATTTTACATTAACAACGTTCTATAGTTAAATCCTAACAAATATTAATCTATAATATGACAACAAAAGTTGTAAGTACATTTAAATACTTAGGAATATTTTCTTTGGTATTTTTTTCACTAATTTCATGTGAAAAAGAAATTGAAAGTATAGGAGTAAATCTTATTGATAGCGATATTTTTGATACAAATAAATTAACCTCAGAAGTTATAACTACAAATGAAAATATAGATCGTGTACCTTCAAATTACCTATCTCAATACCTATTAGGAGTTTATGCTGATGAAGAATTTGGTAAAATAAAAGCTTCAGTTGTTACCCAACTAACATTACCAACCTATGGAGATAGTTATGCAACTGGTTATGGAGATGATGTAGCAATAGATTCTGTGCTTATTAATATTCCTTACCAATCTACAAGAATAGATGATTCTTCTGATGGAAAACCACAATTTACATTAGATTCTATATTTGGTAATGAAGATGTTTCATTTCAATTAGATGTATTTGAATTAAAAACATTTTTAAATACCCTGGATCCAACTGAGCCTTCTAAACAAGCTATTTATTATTCCGACAAAGAATTTCAAAAAGGAGATATTCCTTTATTTTCAGGAGAATTTAAAGTAAATGCAAACGATACAGTTACCTATATTAAAAGATATTTAAATGATGGTGTAACCGTTTATGATATTGATACTATTAAAAATGACGATTTAAGTCCTTCAATTAATTTGCCGTTAAACGAAACGCAAATTCAGCAACTTTTTATTGAAAACGCTTCAAGCTCAGAATTTTCAGATAGTGATTCTTTTAACCATTACTTTAGAGGTTTATATATTGAAGCTTCAGAATTTATGAACGAAAAAGCACATCTTTTATCGTTAGATATATCTGATGCAAAAATGGTAATTTATTATTCTAAAACTCAAGATGAAACAGACGAGCAAGATTTAAACGATAATGGTACAAAAGGTGAAGATGGTGTAAGAACAAAACATACATATAACTTTACTTTTGGAACTCTTAAATCAAATATTTTAGATAGAGATTATACAACTTCTAAATTAGCTGGAGACGATAGAATATATGTACAAGGAGCTGCAGGTTCGTTAGCAACAGTAGATTTGTTTACCAATGAAGATTTAACTGAATTAAGAGCCAATAATTGGTTAATTACAGATGCAACTTTAACTTTATATGTAGATCAAAATGCATCTTCAGATATAGCTCCAGAGCAACTTTTAATCTATAATTACGATGAAAATACACATATTATAGATATGATTACAGAAGGTGCTGCAGCTGTTGGTGGTTATTTAGAAAGAGACGATGATGAACTGCCCTACAAATACGAATTTAAAGTAACAGATTATATTTCTGAATTACTAAAATCTGATGATGAAGCTGTTGATTTAGCAAAACTTGGAATTAAAGTATATAATTCTACAGATGCACTAACAAGTATTACAGATTTAACAATAAAAAATTATAGTTGGACTCCAAAAGGTGTTGTTTTATACAACCACAATGAAAGTGCCGGAGAAAAAAGAGCTAAATTAGAAATTACATATACCGAACTTAAATAACTAAAAATACAACTTTTTATGTGTGGAATTACTGGATATTTAGGTTTTAGAGAAGCATATCCAATAGTTATTAACGGCTTACAAAGATTAGAATACCGTGGTTATGATAGCGCTGGAATTGTTTTAACTTCAAAAAAAGACAAGTTAAAACTCTTTAAAACCAAAGGTAAAGTAGCTGTTTTAAAAAAAATTGCTGAACAAAATAACACATCGGGAAATTTAGCATTAGGACATACACGTTGGGCTACGCACGGAATTCCTAGCACAGAAAATTCGCATCCACATATATCAAATTCAGGAAATTTAGTAATTGTACACAATGGTATTATTGAAAATTACGATACCATTAAAAAAGAACTTATAAATAGAGGTTACACCTTTAAAAGCGATACAGATACAGAAGTTTTAGTAAATTTAATTGAAGAAATACAACTTAAAAATAACTGCAAACTTGGTAAGGCCGTTCAATTAGCACTTACAAATGTTGTGGGTGCATATGCAATTGCGGTATATGATGTTAACAAATCCGATGAAATTATAGTTGCAAAATTAGGAAGCCCATTAGCTATTGGTATTGGAGAAAACAATACCGAATATTTTATAGCATCTGACGCTTCTCCATTTATTGAATATACCAAAGATGCTATTTATTTAGATGATGAAGAATTAGCAATAATTAAACTCGGTAAAGAAATTAGAGTCCGAAAAATTAACGATGATTCTTTTGTTGAGCCTAATATACAAGAGCTAAAACTTAACTTAGAACAAATAGAAAAAGGTGGTTACGATCACTTTATGCTAAAAGAAATACACGAACAACCACACGCAATTTTAGACACCTATAGAGGACGACTTTTAGCAGATAAAGGC includes the following:
- a CDS encoding glycogen/starch synthase, which translates into the protein MKDKRVLVVSSEVVPYLPENELSTTSFEVAKMIHGQGGQTRIFMPRYGLINERRHQLHEVIRLSGMNLVINDMDMPLIIKVASIPKERMQVYFIDNDEYFKRKALFTDEDNALFKDNDERAIFFAKGVVETVKKLNWAPDIIHVHGWMASLLPLYIKEYYKNDPLFTDSKIVTSIYNNGFEGSLEANFSDKIKFDEIDSSKFKTIANPNYTNILINAIENSDAVIQSSEVLPDDLLEYLKTSDKPILDYFPPEEFENKYTEFYINNVL
- a CDS encoding DUF4270 domain-containing protein, translated to MTTKVVSTFKYLGIFSLVFFSLISCEKEIESIGVNLIDSDIFDTNKLTSEVITTNENIDRVPSNYLSQYLLGVYADEEFGKIKASVVTQLTLPTYGDSYATGYGDDVAIDSVLINIPYQSTRIDDSSDGKPQFTLDSIFGNEDVSFQLDVFELKTFLNTLDPTEPSKQAIYYSDKEFQKGDIPLFSGEFKVNANDTVTYIKRYLNDGVTVYDIDTIKNDDLSPSINLPLNETQIQQLFIENASSSEFSDSDSFNHYFRGLYIEASEFMNEKAHLLSLDISDAKMVIYYSKTQDETDEQDLNDNGTKGEDGVRTKHTYNFTFGTLKSNILDRDYTTSKLAGDDRIYVQGAAGSLATVDLFTNEDLTELRANNWLITDATLTLYVDQNASSDIAPEQLLIYNYDENTHIIDMITEGAAAVGGYLERDDDELPYKYEFKVTDYISELLKSDDEAVDLAKLGIKVYNSTDALTSITDLTIKNYSWTPKGVVLYNHNESAGEKRAKLEITYTELK